A genomic stretch from Carcharodon carcharias isolate sCarCar2 chromosome 27 unlocalized genomic scaffold, sCarCar2.pri SUPER_27_unloc_1, whole genome shotgun sequence includes:
- the LOC121273741 gene encoding zinc finger protein 239-like isoform X2, producing MEKPWKCGDCGTGFKSPSELEIHRRSHSGERPFTCSMCGKGFTHSSSLLTHQRVHTGERPFTCSLCGKGFSSSSHMMTHQRVHTGERPFSCFECGKGFSDSSNLLMHQRIHTRERRFTCSDCGKGFTQLSHLQSHQRVHSGEKPFTCSQCGKGFSNSSNLLRHQRVHTGERPFICSECGKGFSNSTQLQTHQRVHTGERPFSCSKCGKGFSNSSDLQKHKRVHSGERPFICSVCGKGFIVSSTLLAHQRIHTGERPFTCFECGKGFSNSSSLLTHQRVHIGERQFICSECGKGFTDSSTLVRHQRVHTWKRPAPALSEGRDSLSHPTTNCY from the exons ATGGAGAAAccttggaaatgtggggactgtgggacgGGATTCAAATCCCCATCTGAGCTGGAGattcatcgacgcagtcacagcggggagaggccgttcacttgctccatgtgtgggaaaggattcactcattcatcctcgctactgacacaccagcgagttcacactggggagaggccgttcacctgctctctgtgtgggaagggattcagtagtTCATCCCACATGATGACACACCAGCGTGTTCATACGGGGGAGAGGCCATTCTCCTGcttcgagtgtgggaagggattcagtgattcatccaacctgctgatgcaccagcgaattcacaccagAGAAAGGCggttcacctgctctgattgtgggaagggtttcactcagttatcccacctgcagtcacaccagcgagttcattcTGGAGAGAAACCATTTACATGCTctcagtgtgggaaaggattcagtaattcatccaacctgctgagacaccagcgagttcacactggggagaggccgttcatctgctccGAGTGCGGGAAAGGATTCAGCAATTCAACCCAGCTGCagacacatcagcgagttcacactggggagaggccattcagctgctccaagtgtgggaagggattcagtaattCATCTGACCTGCAGAAACACAAgcgagttcacagtggggagaggccattcatctgctctgtgtgcgggaagggattcattgTTTCATCCACTTTGCTGGcccaccagcgaattcacaccggggagaggccttTTACCTGcttcgagtgtgggaagggattcagtaattcatccagcctgctgacacaccagcgagttcacatcgGGGAGAGACAGTTcatctgttctgagtgtgggaagggattcactgattcatccaccctggtgaggcaccagcgagttcacacctgGAAGAGGCCAGCACCTGCTCTGAGtgagggaagggattcactcagtcatcccacta CTAATTGTTATTGA
- the LOC121273741 gene encoding zinc finger protein 239-like isoform X1, with protein MEKPWKCGDCGTGFKSPSELEIHRRSHSGERPFTCSMCGKGFTHSSSLLTHQRVHTGERPFTCSLCGKGFSSSSHMMTHQRVHTGERPFSCFECGKGFSDSSNLLMHQRIHTRERRFTCSDCGKGFTQLSHLQSHQRVHSGEKPFTCSQCGKGFSNSSNLLRHQRVHTGERPFICSECGKGFSNSTQLQTHQRVHTGERPFSCSKCGKGFSNSSDLQKHKRVHSGERPFICSVCGKGFIVSSTLLAHQRIHTGERPFTCFECGKGFSNSSSLLTHQRVHIGERQFICSECGKGFTDSSTLVRHQRVHTWKRPAPALSEGRDSLSHPTRYQKGRICRQKSQIKHRIKI; from the coding sequence ATGGAGAAAccttggaaatgtggggactgtgggacgGGATTCAAATCCCCATCTGAGCTGGAGattcatcgacgcagtcacagcggggagaggccgttcacttgctccatgtgtgggaaaggattcactcattcatcctcgctactgacacaccagcgagttcacactggggagaggccgttcacctgctctctgtgtgggaagggattcagtagtTCATCCCACATGATGACACACCAGCGTGTTCATACGGGGGAGAGGCCATTCTCCTGcttcgagtgtgggaagggattcagtgattcatccaacctgctgatgcaccagcgaattcacaccagAGAAAGGCggttcacctgctctgattgtgggaagggtttcactcagttatcccacctgcagtcacaccagcgagttcattcTGGAGAGAAACCATTTACATGCTctcagtgtgggaaaggattcagtaattcatccaacctgctgagacaccagcgagttcacactggggagaggccgttcatctgctccGAGTGCGGGAAAGGATTCAGCAATTCAACCCAGCTGCagacacatcagcgagttcacactggggagaggccattcagctgctccaagtgtgggaagggattcagtaattCATCTGACCTGCAGAAACACAAgcgagttcacagtggggagaggccattcatctgctctgtgtgcgggaagggattcattgTTTCATCCACTTTGCTGGcccaccagcgaattcacaccggggagaggccttTTACCTGcttcgagtgtgggaagggattcagtaattcatccagcctgctgacacaccagcgagttcacatcgGGGAGAGACAGTTcatctgttctgagtgtgggaagggattcactgattcatccaccctggtgaggcaccagcgagttcacacctgGAAGAGGCCAGCACCTGCTCTGAGtgagggaagggattcactcagtcatcccacta